One Lacunisphaera limnophila DNA window includes the following coding sequences:
- a CDS encoding efflux RND transporter periplasmic adaptor subunit — MAFPRLFPTLLTLALLGAAGGSYYYYQRSRSVEAPPSYNTATIARGNVRQVVTATGQLDAVLSVDVGSQISGLIVKLHADFNTVVKKDQIIAEIDPATYRQRLRQAEADLASTKASNRLQQLNTERTRELAAKSLVTRQELDQAEALLAQSNASLLTREASVENANVDLARCTIRSPIDGIVISKQTEEGKTVAASLNAPTLFTIANDLAKMQITAAVAEADIGSVQQAQSVTFTVDAFPNRNFTGQVTQVRNAPKMASNVVTYETIISVDNRDLKLRPGMTANVSIIVASRENTLRVPNSSLRVRLPEAVAAKLAATSPTPAAGAASPAAPTVAAAATPPAGERPPRENASPGEGGGRRGGMLGADATPEQREKARAVMAEVGITNFREATPEQREQFRRLMVERGLAPAPAAPGEVTVITRTVYRLPGGDKTALPQPVSIKVGITDGITSEVIDGLAEGDVIITGLAAVGNATGTAPAANPFGGQRRF; from the coding sequence ATGGCCTTCCCCCGACTTTTCCCCACCCTGCTCACCCTTGCCTTGCTGGGCGCCGCCGGCGGCAGTTATTACTACTACCAGCGCAGCCGGTCGGTCGAAGCGCCGCCCTCGTACAACACCGCCACGATCGCCCGGGGCAATGTCCGGCAAGTGGTCACCGCCACCGGCCAGCTCGATGCCGTGCTCTCGGTCGATGTGGGCAGCCAGATTTCGGGCCTGATCGTCAAGCTGCACGCCGATTTCAATACGGTGGTGAAAAAGGACCAGATCATCGCCGAGATCGATCCCGCCACCTACCGCCAGCGCCTCCGCCAGGCCGAGGCCGACCTCGCCTCGACCAAGGCCAGCAACCGCCTCCAGCAGCTCAACACCGAGCGCACCCGTGAACTCGCCGCGAAGTCTCTCGTCACCCGGCAGGAACTGGACCAGGCCGAGGCCCTGCTTGCCCAATCCAACGCCTCGCTCCTGACCCGCGAGGCCTCGGTCGAGAATGCCAACGTCGATCTTGCCCGCTGCACCATCCGCTCTCCGATCGATGGCATCGTGATCTCGAAGCAGACCGAGGAGGGCAAGACCGTCGCCGCCAGCCTCAACGCCCCCACGCTCTTCACCATCGCGAACGACCTCGCCAAGATGCAGATCACTGCGGCCGTCGCCGAGGCGGACATCGGCTCGGTTCAACAGGCCCAGTCCGTCACCTTCACCGTCGACGCCTTCCCCAACCGCAATTTCACCGGCCAGGTCACGCAGGTCCGCAACGCCCCGAAGATGGCCAGCAACGTCGTCACCTACGAGACCATCATCAGCGTCGATAACCGGGACCTCAAGCTGCGCCCCGGCATGACCGCAAATGTCTCCATCATCGTCGCCAGCCGCGAAAACACCCTGCGCGTGCCCAACTCCTCCCTGCGGGTCCGGCTACCCGAGGCCGTCGCCGCCAAACTCGCCGCCACCAGCCCCACCCCCGCCGCCGGCGCGGCCAGTCCCGCGGCCCCCACCGTGGCCGCGGCCGCCACCCCTCCCGCCGGCGAGCGCCCGCCGCGCGAGAACGCCAGCCCCGGCGAGGGCGGCGGTCGCCGCGGTGGCATGCTGGGTGCCGACGCCACGCCCGAACAGCGCGAGAAGGCCCGCGCCGTCATGGCCGAGGTGGGCATCACCAATTTCCGCGAGGCCACCCCCGAGCAGCGTGAGCAGTTCCGCCGGCTCATGGTCGAGCGCGGCCTCGCCCCGGCTCCCGCCGCCCCCGGCGAAGTGACCGTCATTACTCGGACCGTTTACCGCCTGCCCGGCGGGGACAAGACCGCCCTTCCTCAACCCGTTTCGATCAAGGTGGGCATCACAGATGGAATCACCTCCGAGGTCATCGACGGGCTCGCCGAGGGTGATGTCATCATCACCGGCCTCGCCGCGGTCGGCAACGCCACCGGCACCGCCCCCGCCGCCAACCCCTTCGGCGGCCAGCGTCGCTTCTAG